A single region of the Rhizobium binae genome encodes:
- a CDS encoding LacI family DNA-binding transcriptional regulator: MVSIISVAKAAGVSNKTVSRVINGEPYVTEETRERVEKAIRDLGYIPNMAARLIRSSRSNTFGIITDYVSTTPYSVDIVRGIQDWANANGKTILMANTGGSSKREAEIWKMFQSHRIDGVLYVTMYRRTVDPEAGDVRIPTVMINCRPQTNELLPSIEPDDYQGAQDLTRYLLDRGHRKIGYIRLNPILLGAQLRLDAFRKTAAEFGLAESDLSIRLGMEGPVGAEKNYVFAAATEMLQQKDRPTAIMSGNDEMTIQVYIATMALGLRIPEDVSIVGFDDFRTVSLALKPELTTAALPYYALGLEGADLLNSVVAGNKARPSRRVMPCKLVERTSVQSV; this comes from the coding sequence ATGGTCAGCATTATCAGCGTCGCGAAGGCGGCCGGGGTTTCGAATAAGACAGTCTCTCGAGTGATTAACGGCGAGCCCTACGTGACGGAGGAAACACGGGAGCGGGTGGAGAAGGCTATTCGGGATCTTGGCTATATCCCCAACATGGCTGCGCGCCTCATACGGTCGAGCCGCTCCAACACCTTCGGCATCATCACAGATTATGTGTCTACCACGCCCTATTCGGTCGACATCGTGCGAGGAATACAGGATTGGGCCAATGCGAACGGGAAGACCATCCTCATGGCGAATACAGGTGGCTCGTCCAAAAGAGAGGCTGAAATCTGGAAAATGTTCCAGTCCCATCGGATCGACGGGGTTCTTTATGTGACAATGTATCGTCGCACCGTGGATCCTGAGGCAGGCGACGTCCGGATTCCGACGGTAATGATCAACTGCAGGCCTCAGACGAACGAACTGTTGCCGTCGATTGAGCCGGATGACTACCAAGGCGCGCAGGATCTTACCCGTTATCTGCTTGACCGTGGCCATCGAAAGATCGGCTATATCAGGCTCAATCCCATCTTGTTGGGTGCTCAGCTGCGCCTCGATGCCTTCCGTAAAACCGCTGCAGAGTTTGGCCTTGCTGAGAGCGACCTGAGCATCCGTCTGGGCATGGAAGGGCCGGTTGGAGCGGAGAAGAACTACGTTTTTGCCGCTGCGACTGAGATGCTGCAACAAAAGGATCGACCGACTGCAATCATGAGCGGCAATGACGAAATGACGATTCAAGTCTACATAGCAACAATGGCGCTGGGTCTGCGCATCCCTGAGGATGTCAGTATTGTCGGCTTTGACGATTTTCGGACGGTTTCCCTAGCGCTGAAGCCGGAACTGACGACAGCGGCCTTGCCCTATTACGCTTTAGGTCTGGAAGGGGCGGATTTGTTGAATAGCGTAGTTGCGGGAAACAAGGCTCGTCCGAGCAGGCGCGTTATGCCCTGTAAACTGGTCGAGCGAACGTCGGTGCAATCCGTATAG
- a CDS encoding ABC transporter ATP-binding protein — MAGVELRNINKIYGNSFHALHDLNFDIKDGEFMVFVGPSGCGKSTALRMIAGLESISGGELKIGDQIVNDVDPKDRDIAMVFQSYALYPHKTVRENIAFPLLMAGLPKAEIDSRVNEAARILELTTLLDRKPALLSGGQRQRVAMGRAIVRKPAAFLMDEPLSNLDAKLRVQMRAEIASLQRKLNVTTIYVTHDQVEAMTMGDRVAVMKGGVLQQVDTPQNLYDRPDNVFVAAFIGSPSMNLYEAVLNGRTLTLGSNSFEIPGRVFEYRPSLKGASNRRVIVGIRPEHMNDAAIRPSSAEISVSVTLVEALGSESMVHVNIDAPWVDAGDPDAIADIGNDKTAVARFSPKSTVRAGDIARLAVDAEELHFFRPDTRTSIW, encoded by the coding sequence ATGGCCGGTGTAGAACTGCGCAATATCAACAAGATCTACGGAAACAGCTTTCACGCTTTGCATGATCTCAACTTCGACATCAAGGACGGTGAGTTCATGGTGTTTGTCGGTCCCTCGGGATGTGGGAAGTCGACAGCACTCAGAATGATCGCAGGCCTGGAGAGCATTTCCGGCGGTGAACTCAAGATCGGAGACCAGATCGTAAACGACGTAGATCCCAAAGACCGCGACATTGCCATGGTCTTCCAATCCTACGCGCTCTATCCGCATAAGACGGTGCGCGAAAACATCGCCTTTCCCTTGCTGATGGCCGGACTGCCCAAGGCTGAGATCGACAGCCGAGTGAACGAGGCGGCGCGCATTCTCGAACTGACGACACTGCTCGACCGTAAGCCGGCACTGCTCTCCGGCGGGCAGCGCCAGCGCGTTGCCATGGGACGAGCGATCGTCCGCAAGCCGGCAGCCTTCCTGATGGATGAACCATTGTCGAACCTCGATGCCAAGCTGCGCGTGCAGATGCGGGCCGAGATTGCCAGCCTGCAAAGAAAATTGAATGTCACCACGATCTATGTGACCCACGACCAGGTCGAGGCGATGACGATGGGTGATCGCGTCGCTGTCATGAAAGGCGGCGTGCTGCAGCAAGTCGACACGCCGCAAAACCTGTACGACCGCCCTGACAACGTCTTTGTTGCCGCCTTTATCGGATCGCCCTCGATGAACTTGTACGAGGCCGTTCTGAATGGCAGGACTCTGACCCTGGGCAGCAACAGTTTTGAAATCCCTGGCCGGGTTTTCGAATATCGCCCCTCGCTCAAAGGTGCGTCCAACCGTCGGGTCATCGTCGGTATCCGGCCGGAGCACATGAACGACGCCGCAATCCGACCTTCTTCGGCCGAGATCTCGGTCTCGGTCACTCTTGTCGAGGCGCTGGGTTCTGAATCCATGGTGCATGTGAATATCGACGCACCTTGGGTGGATGCCGGCGATCCGGATGCCATCGCCGACATCGGCAACGATAAAACTGCTGTCGCCCGGTTCTCTCCGAAGAGCACAGTCCGCGCCGGTGACATCGCGCGCCTCGCTGTCGATGCAGAAGAACTTCACTTCTTTAGACCGGACACCCGCACCAGCATCTGGTGA
- a CDS encoding carbohydrate ABC transporter permease — protein MSDEDRFVLCMLAPAVAILGLLVAYPVGLLIFDSFFKVETITPHIREWVGVQNYVDALTSKRVAESALRTLQYSVFALFFEFTFGFCAALLFSAMVGQSRWHRTIFALPLMVPPIVAGLLWRFLLVGNIGILNYGLVRLGLISDPNEIAWLSSENIVIYSVSFADIWLTTSFVALISYAGLTNIPRDLLEAARIDGANALKRFWHVTLPLMRPVIAVVVIVRGVDAAKTFDLIWIQTQGGPRHASEVFSMNIYQRMVRFGDLGEASASGTLFLLVMMLLAGIAYWKIWRPAHA, from the coding sequence ATGTCGGATGAAGACCGATTTGTGCTCTGCATGCTCGCGCCCGCGGTTGCGATCCTCGGCTTGTTGGTCGCCTACCCCGTGGGACTGCTGATCTTCGATTCCTTCTTCAAGGTCGAAACGATCACGCCTCACATCCGCGAATGGGTTGGAGTGCAAAATTATGTCGATGCCTTGACCTCGAAGCGCGTTGCGGAAAGCGCTTTGCGGACGCTTCAGTATTCGGTCTTCGCACTCTTCTTCGAGTTCACCTTCGGCTTCTGCGCCGCACTGTTGTTCTCGGCCATGGTGGGCCAATCGCGCTGGCACCGCACAATCTTTGCTCTGCCGCTGATGGTGCCGCCGATCGTCGCCGGCCTGCTATGGCGGTTCCTGCTGGTCGGCAATATCGGCATCCTGAATTACGGGCTGGTTCGCCTGGGGTTGATCAGCGACCCCAACGAGATTGCGTGGCTCTCCAGCGAGAATATCGTCATATATTCAGTATCCTTCGCCGACATATGGCTGACGACCTCCTTTGTCGCGCTCATCTCCTATGCCGGGTTGACGAACATCCCCAGGGACCTTCTCGAGGCGGCCCGGATCGATGGGGCGAACGCGCTCAAGCGGTTCTGGCATGTCACCCTGCCGCTGATGCGGCCGGTCATTGCCGTCGTGGTCATCGTGCGGGGCGTGGACGCCGCCAAGACGTTCGATCTGATCTGGATCCAGACGCAGGGCGGTCCCCGCCATGCCTCGGAAGTGTTCTCGATGAACATCTATCAGCGCATGGTTCGGTTTGGCGATCTCGGCGAGGCATCCGCATCCGGCACGCTCTTCCTCCTCGTCATGATGCTTCTGGCCGGCATCGCCTATTGGAAGATATGGAGGCCCGCCCATGCATAG
- a CDS encoding carbohydrate ABC transporter permease yields the protein MHRAPRLNTSGVLINAAALVIVLSYALPYIYLLMTSIKPAADVQQIPPSFFPAVISFENFREVLQSSTLPKAFVNSLTVAVLTTALSLLVAVPAAYVATQYRRRITTLFLLFALVTRMVPSVSLGVPLFQLLKSMALLDSIPGLILAHTSAAVPLALLLMSAFFEGVPKELEEAARMDGCTRFQAFRKIILPVMIGGIAVTALFTFITSWNEFLYALLLTSEATKTAPIVIAEYNSVYGLAWGAMTAAAVLYSLPVIIVTLALQKQIVGGLTFGAVKG from the coding sequence ATGCATAGAGCGCCTCGCCTCAATACCAGCGGAGTCCTGATCAACGCCGCGGCCTTAGTGATCGTGCTGTCCTACGCGCTCCCTTACATCTATTTGCTGATGACCTCGATCAAGCCGGCGGCAGACGTCCAGCAGATTCCGCCGAGCTTCTTTCCCGCTGTCATATCGTTCGAGAATTTTCGGGAAGTCTTACAATCGTCGACGCTGCCGAAGGCTTTCGTCAACTCCCTCACGGTAGCGGTGCTGACGACTGCGCTCTCGCTGCTGGTGGCGGTGCCGGCCGCCTACGTTGCCACTCAGTATCGCCGCCGGATCACGACACTTTTCCTGCTCTTTGCTTTGGTCACCCGCATGGTGCCGTCGGTGTCGCTGGGCGTGCCGCTGTTCCAACTTTTGAAGTCCATGGCTCTGCTTGACAGCATTCCAGGGCTGATTCTCGCACACACTTCGGCGGCTGTGCCACTGGCGCTATTGCTGATGTCGGCATTTTTCGAAGGTGTGCCCAAGGAACTCGAAGAAGCTGCCCGCATGGATGGCTGCACACGATTCCAAGCCTTTCGGAAAATCATTCTTCCTGTGATGATCGGCGGAATTGCCGTCACTGCGCTCTTCACCTTCATCACCAGCTGGAACGAATTCCTCTATGCATTGCTGCTGACGTCGGAAGCGACCAAGACGGCACCTATCGTTATTGCCGAATACAATTCGGTCTACGGGCTTGCGTGGGGCGCGATGACGGCCGCCGCGGTGCTCTATTCGCTGCCCGTCATCATCGTAACGCTCGCACTTCAAAAACAGATCGTCGGCGGACTGACGTTCGGCGCTGTGAAGGGATGA
- a CDS encoding ABC transporter substrate-binding protein, which yields MRNLLGASALALIFMAVAAKAETINLLVEGGGEMLQKAVAEKFTRETGIEVKFTVVPYQGVFDKFSAEIASGSSAFDVVTIDVVWNAKFANHVEDLSPLFTDAVRKDLPPALLADAKAGDKMIGMPAWANAEIVFYRKDLFDKPEEKEAFQAKYGYPLAPPKTWQQWRDMAKFFTRDTDGDGKVDFWGTDTIGTFSEEWMAHVLQAGSPGVILDKDGNVIIDNEAHKKALEFYIAPHCADHSVPENVNEIGWGEAQNLFYQGKTAMMKFWAHAYKMTPEDSKVSGKVGVAPMLAGDAGIAAIPGPWYNVIPSASQHKDAAKKFIAFAIANNGLGIEAKLGLAATNSAYNSYVGKSGYEHFKPLLETLSAPATQGRPINEKYQEIIDEAVLPAVQQALTCKADVGGVLTEAKETIEDILN from the coding sequence ATGAGAAATCTGCTTGGTGCCAGCGCGCTTGCGCTCATCTTCATGGCGGTCGCGGCGAAGGCCGAAACCATCAACCTTCTTGTCGAAGGCGGCGGCGAGATGCTGCAGAAGGCGGTGGCAGAAAAGTTCACCAGAGAAACCGGCATTGAGGTCAAATTCACTGTCGTTCCCTATCAGGGCGTGTTCGACAAGTTTTCTGCCGAGATCGCCTCCGGCTCGTCGGCATTCGATGTCGTGACGATCGACGTGGTCTGGAACGCGAAGTTCGCGAACCACGTGGAGGATCTCTCACCGCTCTTTACCGACGCGGTGCGCAAGGATCTGCCGCCGGCTTTGCTTGCCGACGCAAAGGCTGGCGACAAAATGATCGGAATGCCCGCATGGGCGAATGCGGAGATCGTCTTCTATCGCAAGGACCTCTTCGATAAGCCCGAGGAAAAGGAAGCTTTCCAGGCTAAGTACGGGTATCCCCTCGCGCCGCCGAAAACCTGGCAGCAATGGCGTGACATGGCGAAATTTTTCACGCGCGACACTGACGGCGACGGCAAGGTCGATTTCTGGGGTACTGACACCATCGGCACCTTCTCGGAAGAATGGATGGCGCATGTGCTGCAGGCGGGCTCGCCCGGTGTGATCCTTGACAAGGATGGCAATGTCATCATCGACAACGAGGCGCACAAGAAGGCTCTCGAGTTCTATATCGCGCCGCACTGCGCCGACCATTCGGTTCCTGAAAACGTCAACGAAATCGGCTGGGGCGAGGCGCAAAATCTGTTCTATCAGGGCAAGACAGCGATGATGAAATTCTGGGCGCACGCTTACAAGATGACGCCTGAGGATTCCAAGGTCAGCGGCAAAGTCGGCGTCGCTCCGATGTTGGCCGGTGATGCAGGCATCGCCGCCATTCCGGGTCCTTGGTACAATGTCATTCCTTCGGCATCCCAGCATAAGGATGCGGCGAAAAAGTTCATCGCTTTCGCGATCGCCAACAATGGATTAGGCATCGAAGCCAAGCTCGGCCTTGCCGCGACCAACTCGGCCTATAACAGCTACGTCGGCAAATCCGGCTATGAGCATTTCAAGCCGCTGCTTGAAACGTTGAGCGCGCCGGCAACCCAAGGCCGACCGATAAACGAAAAATATCAGGAAATCATCGACGAGGCTGTCTTGCCGGCCGTGCAGCAGGCGCTGACGTGCAAGGCCGACGTGGGAGGAGTGCTCACGGAAGCCAAGGAAACGATCGAGGATATCCTTAACTAG